A stretch of the Streptomyces sp. WMMB303 genome encodes the following:
- a CDS encoding cob(I)yrinic acid a,c-diamide adenosyltransferase — protein MVNLTRIYTRTGDKGTTALGDMSRTAKTDTRIAAYADANEANAAIGVALAMGGLDEPVRAVLLRVQNDLFDVGADLSTPVVENPEFPPLRVEQTYIDKLEADCDRFLEDLEKLRSFILPGGTPGAALLHQACTVVRRAERSTWAAMEEHGETMNPLPATYLNRLSDLLFILARTANKPVGDVLWVPGGER, from the coding sequence ATGGTTAACCTCACGCGGATCTACACCCGGACCGGCGACAAGGGCACGACGGCACTCGGCGACATGAGCCGCACCGCCAAGACCGACACCCGTATCGCGGCGTACGCCGACGCCAACGAGGCGAACGCCGCGATCGGCGTCGCGCTGGCCATGGGCGGGCTGGACGAGCCGGTCCGCGCCGTCCTGCTGCGGGTGCAGAACGACCTGTTCGACGTGGGCGCGGACCTGTCCACGCCCGTGGTGGAGAACCCCGAGTTCCCGCCGCTGCGGGTCGAGCAGACCTACATCGACAAGCTGGAGGCCGACTGCGACCGCTTCCTGGAGGATCTGGAGAAACTCCGCTCGTTCATCCTTCCGGGCGGCACCCCGGGCGCGGCGCTGCTGCACCAGGCGTGCACCGTAGTACGGCGGGCGGAGCGCTCCACCTGGGCCGCCATGGAGGAGCACGGCGAGACGATGAACCCGCTGCCGGCGACCTACCTCAACCGGCTCTCCGACCTGCTGTTCATTCTGGCGCGGACGGCCAACAAGCCGGTCGGCGACGTGCTGTGGGTGCCGGGCGGCGAGCGGTGA
- a CDS encoding response regulator transcription factor, protein MTAERTIRVLVAEDQQAVRAGLVLILRNAAGIDVVGEAGDGEEAVRLARELAPDVVLMDIQMPRLDGVSATGQITGDRLADVLVLTTFDLDAYVFGALRAGAAGFLLKDSEAAEVVAAVRTVARGEGMIAPAVTRRLIAEFAGSAAPGTARASGAPAAPPSGLGELTRREREVLGCLGGGLSNAEIADRLTMAEGTVKTHVSRLLAKLELRSRTQAAVRAQEWGIGAP, encoded by the coding sequence GTGACCGCTGAACGGACCATCCGCGTACTGGTCGCCGAGGACCAGCAGGCCGTACGCGCGGGGCTCGTGCTCATCCTCCGCAACGCCGCCGGAATCGACGTCGTCGGTGAGGCGGGGGACGGCGAGGAGGCTGTCCGGCTGGCCCGGGAGCTGGCCCCGGACGTGGTGCTGATGGACATCCAGATGCCCCGCCTGGACGGGGTGTCGGCCACCGGGCAGATCACCGGCGACCGGCTCGCCGACGTCCTGGTGCTCACCACCTTCGACCTGGACGCCTACGTCTTCGGGGCGCTGCGCGCGGGCGCCGCGGGGTTCCTGCTCAAGGACAGCGAGGCGGCCGAGGTGGTGGCGGCGGTGCGCACGGTCGCACGCGGTGAGGGCATGATCGCGCCCGCTGTGACCCGGCGGCTGATCGCCGAGTTCGCCGGCTCGGCGGCGCCGGGCACCGCCCGCGCCTCCGGTGCCCCGGCCGCACCCCCGTCCGGGCTGGGCGAACTCACCCGCCGGGAGCGCGAGGTGCTCGGCTGTCTGGGCGGGGGCCTGTCCAACGCCGAGATCGCCGACCGCCTCACCATGGCGGAGGGCACGGTCAAGACCCATGTGAGCAGACTGCTCGCCAAGCTGGAGTTGCGCAGCCGCACCCAGGCCGCCGTGCGGGCCCAGGAGTGGGGTATCGGAGCGCCGTAG
- a CDS encoding DUF2550 domain-containing protein yields MALALLLCGVVVLLVVMGLFAFGVRRRLIQRSGGTFDCNLRWAVSEGEADDPKGKGWAYGIARYNGDRIEWFRVFSYAPRPRRHLVRGAIDVLERRSPLGEEEQALLSDAVVLACAVGPDRVRVELALSEDALTGFLAWLEAAPPGQRVNVA; encoded by the coding sequence ATGGCCCTTGCTCTGCTGCTGTGCGGCGTGGTCGTCCTGCTGGTGGTGATGGGACTTTTCGCCTTCGGCGTACGCCGACGGCTCATCCAGCGGTCCGGCGGAACGTTCGACTGCAACCTGCGCTGGGCGGTCTCCGAGGGAGAGGCCGACGACCCCAAAGGGAAAGGCTGGGCGTACGGGATCGCCCGCTACAACGGAGACCGGATCGAATGGTTCCGAGTCTTCTCCTATGCCCCCAGGCCCCGCCGCCATCTGGTGCGCGGGGCCATCGACGTTCTGGAGCGGCGCTCCCCGCTGGGTGAGGAGGAGCAGGCGCTGCTCTCCGACGCGGTGGTGCTGGCCTGCGCCGTCGGCCCCGACCGGGTGCGGGTCGAACTCGCGCTGAGCGAGGACGCGCTCACCGGCTTCCTCGCCTGGCTGGAGGCCGCCCCGCCAGGCCAGCGGGTGAACGTGGCCTGA
- the atpD gene encoding F0F1 ATP synthase subunit beta, with the protein MTTTVETAAATGRVARVIGPVVDVEFPVDAMPDIYNALTVEVLDPSEEGKRKTLTLEVAQHLGEGLVRAIAMEPTDGLVRQAPVTDTGTGLTVPVGDVTKGRVFNTLGKILNEPEAESEVTERWAIHRQAPSFDQLESKTEMFETGLKVVDLLTPYVKGGKIGLFGGAGVGKTVLIQEMIMRVAKLHEGVSVFAGVGERTREGNDLIEEMKESGVLPQTALVFGQMDEPPGTRLRVALAGLTMAEYFRDVQKQDVLFFIDNIFRFTQAGSEVSTLLGRMPSAVGYQPNLADEMGVLQERITSTRGHSITSMQAIYVPADDLTDPAPATTFAHLDATTVLSRPISEKGIYPAVDPLDSTSRILDPRFVSQDHYDCAERVKGILQKYKDLQDIISILGIDELSEEDKLTVSRARRIERFLSQNTHAAKQFTGLDGSDVPLDESIAAFNAIADGEYDHFPEQAFFMCGGLEDLKAKAKELGVS; encoded by the coding sequence ATGACCACCACAGTTGAGACGGCCGCTGCGACGGGCCGCGTAGCCCGGGTCATCGGCCCGGTCGTCGACGTGGAGTTCCCCGTCGACGCCATGCCGGACATCTACAACGCGCTGACGGTCGAGGTCCTCGACCCCTCCGAGGAGGGCAAGCGCAAGACGCTGACCCTCGAGGTCGCCCAGCACCTTGGCGAGGGCCTGGTCCGCGCCATCGCCATGGAGCCGACCGACGGCCTGGTCCGCCAGGCCCCGGTGACAGACACCGGCACCGGCCTGACCGTGCCGGTCGGCGACGTCACCAAGGGCCGGGTGTTCAACACCCTCGGCAAGATCCTGAACGAGCCGGAGGCCGAGTCGGAGGTCACCGAGCGGTGGGCGATCCACCGCCAGGCCCCCAGCTTCGACCAGCTCGAGTCCAAGACCGAGATGTTCGAGACCGGTCTGAAGGTCGTCGACCTGCTGACCCCGTACGTCAAGGGCGGCAAGATCGGCCTGTTCGGCGGTGCGGGCGTCGGCAAGACCGTCCTCATCCAGGAAATGATCATGCGTGTGGCCAAGCTGCACGAGGGTGTTTCCGTGTTCGCCGGCGTCGGCGAGCGCACCCGTGAGGGCAACGACCTCATCGAGGAGATGAAGGAGTCCGGCGTTCTCCCGCAGACCGCGCTGGTCTTCGGCCAGATGGACGAGCCGCCGGGGACCCGCCTGCGGGTCGCGCTGGCCGGTCTGACCATGGCGGAGTACTTCCGCGATGTGCAGAAGCAGGACGTGCTGTTCTTCATCGACAACATCTTCCGCTTCACCCAGGCCGGTTCCGAGGTCTCCACTCTGCTGGGCCGGATGCCCTCCGCGGTGGGCTACCAGCCGAACCTGGCGGACGAGATGGGTGTGCTCCAGGAGCGCATCACCTCGACCCGCGGCCACTCCATCACCTCGATGCAGGCGATCTACGTGCCCGCGGACGACCTCACCGACCCGGCTCCGGCGACGACCTTCGCGCACCTGGACGCCACCACGGTGCTCTCGCGTCCGATCTCGGAGAAGGGCATCTACCCGGCGGTGGACCCGCTGGACTCCACCTCCCGGATCCTGGACCCGCGCTTCGTCTCGCAGGACCACTACGACTGCGCCGAGCGCGTCAAGGGGATCCTGCAGAAGTACAAGGACCTGCAGGACATCATCTCCATCCTCGGCATCGACGAGCTGTCCGAGGAGGACAAGCTCACGGTGTCCCGCGCCCGCCGGATCGAGCGCTTCCTGTCGCAGAACACCCACGCGGCGAAGCAGTTCACCGGTCTCGACGGATCGGACGTCCCGCTGGACGAGTCGATCGCTGCCTTCAACGCGATCGCCGACGGCGAGTACGACCACTTCCCCGAGCAGGCGTTCTTCATGTGCGGTGGCCTGGAGGACCTCAAGGCCAAGGCGAAGGAGCTCGGCGTCTCCTGA
- a CDS encoding F0F1 ATP synthase subunit epsilon, producing MAELHVELVAADRKVWSGEASLVVARTSSGDIGVMPGHQPLLGVLESGPVTIRTTGESGNGTVVAAVHGGFISFADNQLSLLAEVAELTDEIDVERAERALEDAKSQADADAEKRADVRLRSVTAAR from the coding sequence GTGGCTGAGCTGCACGTCGAGTTGGTCGCCGCCGACCGCAAGGTCTGGTCCGGTGAGGCCAGCCTGGTCGTCGCGCGTACCTCCTCGGGTGATATCGGCGTCATGCCCGGCCACCAGCCGCTGCTCGGTGTGCTGGAGTCCGGCCCGGTCACCATTCGTACGACGGGCGAGAGCGGCAACGGCACCGTCGTCGCCGCGGTGCACGGCGGGTTCATCTCCTTCGCCGACAACCAGCTCTCGCTGCTCGCCGAGGTCGCGGAGCTGACCGACGAGATCGACGTCGAGCGGGCGGAGCGTGCGCTGGAGGACGCGAAGTCCCAGGCGGACGCCGACGCAGAGAAGCGCGCCGATGTCCGGCTGCGGTCGGTGACGGCCGCACGCTGA
- a CDS encoding histidine kinase: MIAAAAVPRAARAPRGRRPHRDDVLVAAAGLAGGLLLWAFELNSRPLWQTGPRWLVLLPLATMCLATLARRFGQPYALLLGTVAEVADVTLGTLLATMVLFTDVLYAAVLYGSARFSRTVLRTSVVVSVLVSAGLLLAFRDPEMLLVGAACAGVLVVPTTSGEMIRNHRDKAAAERVRAEQTALLAELDRKQAVNAERARMARELHDVVANHLSAIAIHSTAALSFPEPGAGGGATRDALGVIRENSVQGLAEMRRLIGLLRNADGAEEPAATPSLEGLEALLRRARAMAGDGRTFALADRRPSGERLPAPVELAAYRVVQEAVTNALKHAAPGTVTVALDRDAARPDTLGIRVRSPLGDAPVDDGAPRAPGAGAGLVGMRERVELLEGELTAGPAESAAGERIWQVHAVLPAPHEAEPVAGHSAADGSGAARRHEKHRALEKKHGTPEKHEKREPERDR, from the coding sequence GTGATCGCCGCCGCAGCCGTACCCCGGGCCGCTCGTGCCCCGCGTGGCCGCCGCCCGCACCGGGACGACGTGCTGGTCGCGGCCGCAGGCTTGGCCGGTGGTCTGCTGCTGTGGGCGTTCGAGCTGAACAGCAGACCGCTGTGGCAGACCGGACCGCGCTGGCTGGTCCTGCTTCCGCTCGCCACGATGTGCCTGGCCACGCTGGCACGGCGGTTCGGGCAGCCGTACGCGCTGCTGCTGGGCACGGTCGCCGAGGTCGCCGACGTGACTCTGGGCACGCTGCTGGCGACCATGGTGCTGTTCACCGACGTCCTCTACGCCGCGGTGCTCTACGGCTCGGCCCGGTTCTCCCGCACGGTGCTGCGAACCTCGGTCGTGGTCAGCGTGCTGGTCTCGGCAGGACTGCTGCTCGCCTTCCGGGACCCGGAGATGCTGCTGGTCGGAGCGGCCTGCGCCGGGGTGCTCGTGGTGCCCACCACCTCGGGCGAGATGATCCGCAACCACCGCGACAAGGCGGCCGCCGAGCGGGTGCGGGCGGAGCAGACCGCGCTGCTGGCGGAGCTGGACCGCAAGCAGGCGGTCAACGCCGAACGCGCCCGGATGGCCCGTGAGCTGCACGACGTCGTCGCCAACCACCTCTCGGCCATCGCCATCCACTCCACGGCGGCGCTCTCGTTCCCGGAGCCGGGCGCCGGCGGCGGCGCCACCCGGGACGCGCTGGGCGTCATCCGGGAGAACAGCGTGCAGGGCCTGGCCGAGATGCGCCGCCTGATCGGGCTGCTGCGCAACGCGGACGGTGCCGAGGAACCGGCCGCGACGCCCTCGCTGGAGGGGCTGGAGGCGCTGCTGCGCCGGGCCCGGGCGATGGCGGGCGACGGCCGCACCTTCGCCCTGGCCGATCGCCGGCCCTCCGGCGAGCGCCTTCCGGCCCCCGTCGAACTGGCCGCCTACCGCGTCGTCCAGGAGGCCGTCACCAACGCGCTGAAACACGCGGCTCCCGGGACAGTCACCGTGGCGCTGGACCGGGACGCGGCCCGCCCGGACACACTCGGCATCCGTGTCCGCAGTCCGCTCGGCGACGCTCCGGTCGACGACGGCGCCCCGCGCGCGCCCGGCGCCGGCGCGGGCCTGGTCGGGATGCGGGAGCGGGTCGAACTGCTGGAGGGCGAGCTGACCGCGGGGCCCGCTGAGAGCGCGGCCGGGGAGCGGATCTGGCAGGTGCACGCAGTACTGCCCGCCCCGCACGAGGCGGAACCGGTCGCCGGACACTCGGCCGCCGACGGCTCCGGCGCCGCACGTCGGCACGAGAAGCACAGGGCACTCGAGAAGAAGCACGGAACACCCGAGAAGCACGAGAAGAGGGAGCCGGAGCGTGACCGCTGA
- a CDS encoding HAD family phosphatase, giving the protein MNAPGARPAPGRPALLMDLGGVLVADKLPAAAAKWAARLGRTERDIVTAVYAGNDTEVLVGRMSGTAWWSVVRERLGLDGEAVSELRHDLAGDPVWDTALLNAVAALRGRARTAFVSNAWPDARPNLAPRLSVADAVVLSCEVGFAKPDPRIYTHTLELLGAAAEDALFVDDVPENVEAARALGMAGHLHTGTDGSLAALETFAARLPQVTDL; this is encoded by the coding sequence GTGAACGCACCCGGCGCCCGGCCCGCGCCGGGACGGCCCGCGCTGCTGATGGACCTGGGCGGGGTGCTGGTGGCCGACAAGTTGCCGGCCGCCGCCGCCAAGTGGGCGGCGCGGCTGGGCCGCACCGAACGGGACATCGTCACGGCCGTCTACGCGGGCAACGACACCGAGGTGCTGGTGGGGCGGATGAGCGGCACCGCGTGGTGGTCCGTGGTCCGCGAGCGGCTCGGCCTGGACGGGGAAGCCGTGTCCGAACTGCGCCACGACCTGGCCGGCGACCCGGTGTGGGACACGGCGCTGCTGAACGCGGTGGCCGCACTGCGGGGCCGCGCACGTACGGCGTTCGTCAGCAACGCCTGGCCGGACGCCCGGCCGAACCTCGCCCCGCGCCTCTCGGTCGCCGACGCGGTCGTGCTCTCCTGCGAGGTGGGCTTCGCCAAGCCCGATCCCCGCATCTACACCCACACCCTGGAGCTGCTCGGCGCCGCGGCCGAGGACGCACTGTTCGTCGACGACGTCCCGGAGAACGTCGAGGCCGCCCGGGCGCTGGGCATGGCCGGGCATCTGCACACCGGCACCGACGGCAGTCTGGCCGCCCTGGAGACGTTCGCAGCCCGGCTTCCGCAGGTCACAGACCTGTAG
- a CDS encoding 3-hydroxyacyl-CoA dehydrogenase family protein, with product MAKKLAVIGAGLMGSGIAQVSAQAGWGVTLRDVTDEALTRGRDGIKASYDKFVSKGKLDAADAEAALGRISTTTDLEAVSEADVVVEAVFERIEVKREIFAAVDKLARDEAVLASNTSAIPITKIAAATTRPERVVGTHFFSPVPMMALCELVRGLKTSDETLATAREFAESVGKTCVVVNRDVAGFVTTRLISALVVEAAKLYESGVASAEDIDTACRLGFGHAMGPLATADLTGVDILLHATENIHTESQDGKFAPPELMRRMVDAGDLGRKAGQGFYQH from the coding sequence GTGGCGAAGAAGCTCGCCGTCATCGGAGCCGGACTCATGGGCTCCGGAATCGCACAGGTCTCCGCCCAGGCGGGCTGGGGCGTGACGCTCCGCGATGTGACGGACGAGGCGCTCACCCGCGGCAGGGACGGGATCAAGGCGTCGTACGACAAGTTCGTCTCCAAGGGCAAGCTCGACGCGGCCGACGCGGAGGCCGCCCTGGGCCGGATCAGCACCACCACGGACCTGGAGGCGGTGTCCGAGGCGGATGTCGTCGTCGAGGCCGTCTTCGAGCGGATCGAGGTCAAGCGGGAGATCTTCGCCGCCGTCGACAAGCTGGCCCGCGACGAGGCCGTCCTCGCCTCCAACACCTCCGCCATCCCGATCACCAAGATCGCGGCGGCCACCACCCGGCCGGAGCGGGTCGTGGGCACGCACTTCTTCTCGCCCGTACCCATGATGGCGCTGTGCGAGCTGGTGCGCGGCCTCAAGACGAGCGACGAAACCCTGGCCACCGCACGGGAGTTCGCCGAGTCGGTCGGCAAGACCTGCGTCGTGGTCAACCGGGATGTCGCCGGCTTCGTCACCACCCGCCTGATCTCGGCGCTCGTGGTGGAGGCCGCGAAGCTCTACGAGTCCGGCGTCGCCTCGGCCGAGGACATCGACACCGCCTGCCGGCTCGGCTTCGGCCACGCCATGGGCCCGCTGGCGACCGCCGACCTGACCGGCGTGGACATCCTGCTGCACGCCACGGAGAACATTCACACCGAGTCCCAGGACGGCAAGTTCGCCCCGCCCGAACTGATGCGCCGCATGGTCGACGCCGGGGACCTCGGCCGCAAGGCCGGGCAGGGCTTCTACCAGCACTGA
- a CDS encoding ABC transporter ATP-binding protein codes for MPAAIRTSGLTRTFRLKSPASRTSRLTRTPRTVEAVRGIDLTVEQGEILGFLGPNGAGKTTTLRMLTTLLQPSSGTATVAGHDLRADPREVRRHIGYVAQSGGTDPAVRVREELVTQARLYRLSSSAADRRTRELAADLDLTGLLDRPCGALSGGQRRRLDIAMALTHDPALLFLDEPTTGLDPGSRAEVWRLVRRLRDERGVTVFLTTHYLDEADALADRLVIVADGRIAAQGSSAELRRTYGGSAEAGLQDAFLAVTGRPVPREEQAPVAV; via the coding sequence ATGCCAGCAGCCATCCGGACCTCCGGGCTGACCCGGACGTTCCGCCTCAAGTCCCCTGCATCCCGCACATCCCGCCTGACCCGCACGCCCCGCACCGTCGAAGCCGTCCGCGGCATCGACCTCACCGTCGAGCAGGGCGAGATCCTCGGTTTCCTCGGCCCCAACGGAGCGGGCAAGACCACCACGCTCCGGATGCTCACGACACTGCTGCAGCCCAGCTCGGGCACGGCGACCGTCGCCGGGCACGACCTGCGGGCCGACCCCCGAGAGGTACGGCGGCACATCGGATACGTCGCGCAGTCCGGCGGCACCGACCCCGCCGTGCGCGTCCGCGAGGAACTGGTCACCCAGGCCAGGCTCTACCGGCTGAGCAGCAGCGCAGCCGACCGCCGCACCCGGGAACTGGCGGCGGACCTCGACCTGACCGGCCTGCTCGACCGCCCCTGCGGCGCGCTCTCCGGCGGCCAGCGGCGCCGGCTCGACATCGCCATGGCCCTCACGCACGACCCAGCACTGCTCTTCCTCGACGAACCCACGACCGGACTCGACCCCGGCAGCCGCGCCGAGGTCTGGCGGCTGGTGCGGCGGCTGCGCGACGAACGCGGCGTCACCGTCTTCCTGACCACGCACTACCTGGACGAGGCCGACGCACTCGCCGACCGGCTGGTGATCGTGGCCGACGGGCGGATCGCGGCCCAGGGCAGCTCCGCGGAGCTGCGGCGCACCTACGGCGGCTCGGCCGAGGCCGGGCTGCAGGACGCCTTCCTCGCCGTCACCGGGCGGCCCGTCCCGCGCGAGGAGCAGGCCCCCGTCGCCGTCTGA
- a CDS encoding ABC transporter permease → MHHLLTDTRIIAGRCIRQTAASKLGLLFGLLQPLLFLLFFGPLLEDLSIGGDGDSWQTLVPGLLVQLSLFSSAFAGFTLLMEKHHGVVERMRVTPVSRLALLLGRLVRDVLQLSVQSALLVLVGVAMGLRAPLTGILLGFALVGLLAAALAALSYALAMRVSTPQEFAPVINSLNMPAMLLSGVLLPMTLAPGWLDAVSRCVPFRYVVEAVRDAYTGDYTDGTLALGTAVAAALAAGALALGTRVFRRVGA, encoded by the coding sequence GTGCACCACCTGCTGACCGACACCCGGATCATCGCCGGCCGCTGTATCCGGCAGACGGCCGCATCGAAGCTCGGCCTGCTCTTCGGCCTCCTCCAACCTCTGCTCTTCCTGCTGTTCTTCGGTCCCCTGCTGGAGGACCTGAGCATCGGCGGGGACGGCGACTCCTGGCAGACCCTGGTGCCGGGACTCCTCGTCCAGCTCAGCCTCTTCTCCTCGGCCTTCGCCGGATTCACCCTCCTGATGGAGAAGCACCACGGCGTGGTCGAGCGGATGCGGGTCACCCCGGTGAGCAGACTCGCGCTGCTGCTGGGCCGGCTCGTGCGCGACGTCCTCCAGCTCTCCGTGCAGTCGGCCCTGCTCGTCCTGGTCGGCGTCGCGATGGGACTGCGCGCGCCGCTGACCGGGATCCTGCTCGGCTTCGCCCTGGTCGGCCTGCTCGCCGCGGCCCTCGCCGCGCTGTCCTACGCGCTGGCGATGCGGGTCAGCACTCCCCAGGAGTTCGCACCGGTGATCAACTCCCTGAACATGCCCGCGATGCTGCTCTCCGGCGTCCTGCTGCCGATGACGCTGGCGCCGGGCTGGCTGGACGCGGTCTCGCGCTGCGTACCGTTCCGGTACGTCGTCGAGGCCGTGCGCGACGCCTACACCGGGGACTACACGGACGGCACCCTGGCCCTCGGCACGGCGGTGGCCGCGGCGCTGGCCGCCGGCGCGCTGGCACTCGGCACCCGGGTGTTCCGCAGAGTGGGCGCCTAG
- a CDS encoding F0F1 ATP synthase subunit gamma produces MGAQLRVYKRRIKSVTATKKITRAMEMIAASRIIKAQRKVTASEPYAKELTHAVTAVAQGSDTKHPLLTEAEQPKRAAVLLITSDRGLAGGYNSNAIKAAEELNRRLAAEGKEVESYIVGSKGVAYYSFRDRAVKESFTGFTDNPSYADAKAVAAPLIEAVQRETAEGGVDELHIVYTEFVSMMTQTAVDARMLPLSFAGGVESAGEGEGTAKGATAIMPLYDFEPSAEDVLDALLPRYVESRVYNALLQAAASKHAATRRAMKSATDNAEDLIKSLTRLANAARQADITQEISEIVGGASALADANAGSDR; encoded by the coding sequence ATGGGTGCCCAGCTCAGGGTCTACAAGCGGCGGATCAAATCCGTCACTGCGACCAAGAAGATCACGCGTGCGATGGAGATGATCGCGGCCTCCCGCATCATCAAGGCGCAGCGCAAGGTGACGGCGTCGGAGCCGTACGCGAAGGAGCTGACCCACGCGGTCACCGCCGTCGCCCAGGGTTCCGACACCAAGCACCCCCTGCTGACCGAGGCGGAGCAGCCCAAGCGGGCCGCGGTCCTGCTCATCACGAGCGACCGCGGTCTGGCGGGCGGCTACAACTCCAACGCCATCAAGGCGGCCGAAGAGCTGAATCGCCGGCTGGCCGCCGAGGGCAAGGAGGTCGAGAGCTACATCGTCGGCTCCAAGGGCGTCGCCTACTACAGCTTCCGCGACCGGGCGGTCAAGGAGTCGTTCACCGGCTTCACCGACAACCCGAGCTACGCCGACGCGAAGGCCGTCGCCGCACCGCTGATCGAGGCAGTGCAGCGGGAGACCGCCGAGGGCGGCGTGGACGAGCTGCACATCGTCTACACCGAGTTCGTCTCGATGATGACGCAGACCGCGGTGGACGCCAGGATGCTGCCGCTCTCTTTCGCGGGGGGCGTCGAGTCCGCCGGTGAGGGCGAGGGCACCGCCAAGGGCGCCACCGCGATCATGCCGCTCTACGACTTCGAGCCGTCGGCCGAGGACGTGCTGGACGCGCTGCTGCCGCGGTACGTCGAGTCGCGGGTCTACAACGCCCTGCTGCAGGCGGCTGCCTCCAAGCACGCCGCCACGCGCCGGGCGATGAAGTCCGCGACCGACAATGCCGAAGATCTCATCAAGTCGCTGACGCGGCTTGCCAACGCGGCCCGCCAGGCCGACATCACCCAGGAAATCAGCGAGATCGTCGGTGGGGCGAGCGCGCTGGCTGACGCTAACGCGGGGAGTGACCGCTAA
- a CDS encoding TetR family transcriptional regulator: MTSTAPQEGRRERKKRETRLRISDIATGLFLDRGFDAVTIAEIAEAADVSANTVYNYFPTKEDLFFDRAEEVIDRPSRFVRERLPGQSAADAVLGRLRAEIEDRSVYAGMMEGYDAFMRCIHGAPSLLARMMLMQYRTAERLTETLAEETGDDPEDPMPQLVAGELVHISNQLFRGATRAIAAGMSPEQAALAALGKLDTYEGLVSERFLKYAVRPG, from the coding sequence ATGACCAGCACCGCACCCCAGGAGGGCCGCAGGGAACGCAAGAAGCGCGAGACCCGGCTGCGGATCTCCGACATCGCCACGGGACTCTTCCTCGACCGCGGCTTCGACGCCGTGACCATCGCCGAGATCGCGGAGGCCGCGGACGTCTCGGCGAACACGGTCTACAACTACTTCCCGACCAAGGAGGACCTCTTCTTCGACCGCGCCGAGGAGGTGATCGACCGCCCCTCCCGGTTCGTGCGCGAGCGGCTGCCGGGCCAGTCGGCGGCGGACGCGGTGCTCGGCAGGCTGCGCGCCGAGATCGAGGACCGCAGCGTCTACGCCGGGATGATGGAGGGCTACGACGCCTTCATGCGCTGCATCCACGGGGCGCCCTCGCTGCTGGCCCGGATGATGCTGATGCAGTACCGGACCGCCGAGCGGCTCACCGAGACCCTCGCCGAGGAGACCGGCGACGACCCCGAGGACCCCATGCCGCAGTTGGTCGCGGGTGAACTCGTCCACATCTCCAACCAGCTCTTCCGGGGTGCGACCCGGGCGATCGCCGCCGGGATGTCACCCGAACAGGCGGCGCTCGCCGCGCTCGGGAAGCTCGACACCTACGAGGGGCTCGTCTCCGAGCGCTTCCTCAAGTACGCGGTGCGGCCCGGCTGA